Proteins encoded in a region of the Anopheles aquasalis chromosome 2, idAnoAquaMG_Q_19, whole genome shotgun sequence genome:
- the LOC126573498 gene encoding FAM172 family protein homolog CG10038, with translation MSLLAYPFLQLLPRIVRNPAALLAVGSSFIRMASSEQQGDSYPTTLEGFGYGFNDEGKLRQLDKDTGKLTDRVFDYQVYTSLSENQAHYEALGEVITEYVYERLVEKEGLKKVYLPADVPPEEATFIFSTSEKLTKPKKLLVLIHGSGVVRAGQWARSLIINDCLDSGTQIPYLNRGRELGYEVVLLNTNDNYRTVAGKRKPIRGSRNPTEHAATVLEQYIRTSDPEAVAIVAHSYGGVVTVELAERYPEFFKQKVFAVGFTDSVHSSSLVPEALKGIARNWVTAKDPLDTPLTITKHDIPRHSAGHIKHEMTSYSCMSALFDFVEGRYSQFSKTTSAEPLSKKAKGNEEL, from the exons ATGAGTCTGTTGGCTTATCCTTTTCTGCAGCTCCTGCCGAGGATCGTGCGGAATCCTGCAGCCCTCCTCGCAGTCGGCAGTTCGTTCATTAGAATGGCCTCTTCAGAGCAACAGGGAGATTCTTATCCTACCACCCTCGAAGGATTCGGCTACGGATTCAACGACG AGGGCAAACTGCGGCAACTCGATAAGGACACGGGAAAGCTGACGGATCGTGTATTCGACTATCAGGTGTACACTTCGCTCTCGGAGAACCAGGCACACTACGAGGCCCTCGGTGAGGTCATTACGGAGTACGTGTACGAGCGGCTGGTGGAAAAGGAGGGACTAAAGAAGGTGTATCTTCCGGCCGATGTTCCACCGGAGGAAGCGACCTTCATCTTTAGCACAAGCGAGAAACTAACGAAACCCaagaagctgctggtgcttatTCACGGAAGTGGCGTTGTACGAGCCGGCCAGTGGGCCCGTAGCCTTATCATTAACGATTGCCTCGATTCCGGCACGCAAATCCCGTACCTGAACCGGGGCCGCGAGCTTGGGTacgaggtggtgctgctgaacaCGAACGATAACTATCGTACGGTAGCCGGCAAACGGAAACCGATACGAGGGAGTCGGAATCCTACCGAGCACGCAGCCACGGTGCTGGAGCAGTACATTCGTACCAGTGATCCGGAAGCGGTTGCAATCGTAGCACACAGTTACGGTGGTGTAGTGACGGTCGAGCTTGCCGAACGCTACCCGGAGTTCTTTAAGCAAAAAGTGTTTGCCGTTGGCTTTACCGATAGTGTCCACTCTTCGTCGCTTGTACCGGAAGCGCTGAAAGGG aTCGCACGAAATTGGGTAACGGCCAAGGATCCACTCGATACCCCGCTGACAATCACCAAGCATGATATCCCGCGTCACTCGGCAG GACATATCAAACACGAGATGACCTCGTACAGCTGCATGAGTGCCCTGTTTGACTTTGTAGAGGGACGGTATTCACAGTTTAGCAAAACGACATCGGCGGAACCGCTCTCGAAGAAGGCGAAGGGAAACGAAGAACTTTGA
- the LOC126573497 gene encoding abnormal spindle-like microcephaly-associated protein homolog → MNFLLHQQRSPGAVVPIPEDLRPLLEEMSREVLRAQPQNVVQFLADYLEERLVRRENRRLAERVVDNVLDHSVEIVALLETAGIEPERAEAAVKCIRQEFHRHFETRTDDERLREAFRERQVLDRLVKECGFSEQEARQASSIIEQAYRTFYYRNTYKAEPQPAARDQDWRQAAKHSLAIYAQTGPTKEQMETAAIRIQAAYRGYYSRKRQQWDQKATLIQRAFRQHQNRKVNLDDTDSEILNYEILCPGYQDSEASFSPSADIRQLISVAVGSVGDNGTLKQPSPNLEEAATLIQSVYRGHRRRVQLESAPTDPPVNTAKFDPESAATLLQSVVRGHQMRQKHQEQQGQTQHEMATLLQSHARGYLVRKHRSRQRDTVASLPAPDQASRASSCQ, encoded by the exons ATGAACTTTCTTCTGCATCAACAGCGTAGCCCCGGTGCGGTCGTACCGATCCCCGAGGACCTTCGCCCACTGCTGGAGGAGATGAGCCGTGAGGTGCTGCGAGCGCAACCGCAAAACGTCGTACAATTCCTGGCCGACTATCTGGAGGAACGTTTGGTGCGGCGTGAGAACCGGCGGCTAGCGGAGCGTGTCGTGGACAACGTGCTCGATCACAGCGTCGAAATCGTGGCGCTGCTGGAGACGGCCGGAATCGAACCGGAGCGTGCCGAAGCGGCGGTCAAGTGTATCCGCCAGGAGTTCCATCGCCATTTCGAAACACGAACCGATGATGAACGGTTGAGGGAAGCATTCCGCGAGCGCCAAGTGCTGGATCGGTTGGTCAAGGAGTGTGGTTTCAGTGAGCAGGAAGCTCGGCAAGCTTCGTCCATCATCGAGCAAGCCTACCGTACGTTCTACTATCGGAACACGTACAAAGCGGAACCACAACCCGCGGCCCGAGATCAGGACTGGCGCCAAGCGGCAAAGCATTCGCTTGCGATCTACGCACAGACCGGGCCGACGAAAGAGCAGATGGAAACCGCCGCCATTCGCATTCAGGCCGCTTACCGGGGCTACTACAGTCGGAAGCGGCAACAGTGGGATCAGAAGGCCACACTCATCCAGCGAGCGTTCAGGCAGCATCAAAACCGCAAAGTGAACTTGGATGACACTGATTCCGAGATTTTGAACTACGAGATACTGTGCCCCGGTTACCAGGACTCCGAGGCGAGCTTCTCACCGAGCGCGGATATACGCCAACTGATTAGCGTCGCAGTAGGCAGTGTTGGCGACAATGGAACATTGAAGCAACCGAGCCCGAACCTGGAGGAAGCAGCCACACTCATCCAATCGGTGTACCGTGGCCATCGTAGAAGGGTTCAGCTTGAATCGGCCCCCACGGATCCGCCGGTAAACACTGCAAAGTTCGATCCCGAATCAGCTGCAACTCTTCTTCAATCCGTCGTTCGTGGACATCAGATGCGGCAGAAGCATCAGGAGCAACAGGGCCAAACGCAGCACGAGATGGCCACCCTGTTGCAG TCACACGCCCGGGGCTATCTGGTCCGTAAGCATCGCTCGCGCCAGCGTGACACTGTCGCGTCACTGCCAGCACCGGATCAGGCCTCGAGAGCTTCTTCGTGCCAGTAA